Part of the Calliopsis andreniformis isolate RMS-2024a chromosome 12, iyCalAndr_principal, whole genome shotgun sequence genome, TACTCTGAGTTCGTTAAGTTTGCTGAACAATCTTATTCCAGACTTTCCTACAGCCGCTATTAACAGTGTTCAGGATCTTAGGGTGAGTTCAAAAACACTGTTATACTAgagaaagaattttaaatatttacatttaacAATACACTCTGTTTAGGTGTTAGATATTGGGTTCAACTTGATAACTGACCTGCCAGTGAACGCTTTTCAAAAGAATCCATCAATAACACTTCTAGCGATCGATGGAAATCCACTATCAACTGTTCCTGAGGAAGCTCTTGCTAGATTGAATGGAACTCTTCGAGGTCTGAGTCTAGGAGGCCGATTTTTGGTCtgtgattgcagattaaggtggattgtggactggataAAGACCAGGGATTTACAAGTTACCAGTCGAGAACGCAAGCCACAATTTTGCGGCAGTCCACAAAGATTGCAAGACAAAAGCTTTTATAATATCGACCcaaatggtaattataatagaaGTTATTTAAAATGGAACATTTAATGTGTTTATTATACGCACTATATGATTTACTGATTGCACTTTACGAATTTTCCAGAGATGAACTGCGAAAGAACTCCAGAAATTATTGGAATCGGTACAGTCGAAAGCGTAGACACAAAGGAACCAAcaggacctggtgtagcaagtaACTACAACCCAATTACTCGTCCCTCAGTTGTACCAAGCACAGCTGTAACAAGTACAACGACAACCACAGCACTCATAACTTCAACGACTGAACAAAAGATCACAGAAACACCGTATTCGACCACTTCGAAACCTACCACTAACAGGCCAACAGCTGCTCGAACAGGCAACGTAGTGATAATGAGGACCACATTGGCCCCACCAAAACACATCCAGGATCAACTACAACAACATCAACCCAGACCACCTTTGGTGCTTGGTTCACCACTTTATAAATCAAAGTCTAATGAAAAGGACATTGTAGTGAAGGACGTGGTCAGGCAAGACAATGCAGTTATCATATATTGGGACACAGAGGCGACAAATATTTTAGGTTTCAAAGTTATTTATAGACTGTTTGGAGACAACAGCTTCAAACAGGCACCTCCTCTCGAGGCCAGTGAAAGAGAgttcaaaataaaaaatgtccCCTCACAGGAATGTATTATAGTTTGTGTGGTGTCGTTAGAAGAAACAAATCTTACCCCTGCAAATGTACCCTATAATCAGTGTCGAGAAGTGAGAACTGAAAATTCCCCTACGTCCAACATGGATAAAATTACAATCGCTGCCAGTGCAGCTATATGTGCCACGATAGTGATTGCGGTGATAATATTCATCGTGGCGAATCGTCGGAGGGCAAGAAAGCTTCACACACTTCACAGTATCGACCAGACAAAAATGGGAGGACCTATTACTGGACTGCCAGTAAATTGTTGCTCCAATGTTGGTCCAACTCCCAGCCCTGGTGGACCCTTATCATCGATGGCAACACTCAGTGCTTACAATGCTCAGAAAGAGTGGGATCAAGTGTCTGCGTACAGCAATAGAAGCATACCAAGACCAAGGATATTTCCTATAGATAGACAAGGTATAAACGAAGTGCAAATATAAAACTAAGTTTCAAGTTAAAATACAGATTAATATGTAATAGTTTTCCTTATTCTTTCCTTCTAGGATCAATAA contains:
- the Haf gene encoding leucine-rich repeat and fibronectin type-III domain-containing protein hattifattener, whose product is MLTSMLLLLLVGIVTIRTAASSCPWVVDADVPDLESSCICDYNLARELSVQCDIVNYDQLMTAMRRYASKSTVDLFYVNNSTIGTLKNGSFATFRINNMQLSGCQIKTIEPEAFKGQENSLKSLNLKNNDLTEVPSNTLKVLRNLTVLDLSMNKITRVDDNAFAGLKLVTLKLSDNEVTLAPGSFQGLERSLKNLNLKGTRQKKVPEALRDLKILAFLDLSQNSIRELPGSAGAKAFEGLESLTGLNLERNLIQNIGPDAFHGIKNTLSSLSLLNNLIPDFPTAAINSVQDLRVLDIGFNLITDLPVNAFQKNPSITLLAIDGNPLSTVPEEALARLNGTLRGLSLGGRFLVCDCRLRWIVDWIKTRDLQVTSRERKPQFCGSPQRLQDKSFYNIDPNEMNCERTPEIIGIGTVESVDTKEPTGPGVASNYNPITRPSVVPSTAVTSTTTTTALITSTTEQKITETPYSTTSKPTTNRPTAARTGNVVIMRTTLAPPKHIQDQLQQHQPRPPLVLGSPLYKSKSNEKDIVVKDVVRQDNAVIIYWDTEATNILGFKVIYRLFGDNSFKQAPPLEASEREFKIKNVPSQECIIVCVVSLEETNLTPANVPYNQCREVRTENSPTSNMDKITIAASAAICATIVIAVIIFIVANRRRARKLHTLHSIDQTKMGGPITGLPVNCCSNVGPTPSPGGPLSSMATLSAYNAQKEWDQVSAYSNRSIPRPRIFPIDRQGSITRASCIDDVRSQAGHYSTKMSTTRSVVDGQSQHSFSNTSTRYFTNNTLSSNLANTRPELRQSRQSLAAASDRMSRTNFSPTHVPQHTSSRRQRPRSCNRTLEQNPPRPGSRYSIADSTHTLNNYEENNWTDHDMDIYMARNPTTRTGLMPL